Part of the Acidobacteriota bacterium genome, CGCCGAGGAGGATCAGACGGCAATGTCCCGGCAGCGCGGCCGCCAGGCGGACCATCAACTGCAGGTCGGCCATCGAGCACTCGTCGACGACCAGGCCGTCGAGGCGGTCCATCCGGCTGGTCCGGCTCGCCAGCAGGCGGTGAATGGTCCACGCCTCGGCCGGGAACTCGCGGAGCCCGGGTATCCGGTCCAGGAGGCGCCGGCTCAGCTTCCCGCGGACCGATTCCTGGATGCGCGATGCGGCCTTGCCGGTCGGCGCCGCGAGACCGATCCGGCGTGGGTGGGCCAGGCCGGCGTCGACCAGCGCGGCGATCAGCTTGGCCGCGAGCGTCGTCTTGCCGGTGCCGGGGCCGCCGGTGACGATGCACAGGCGCCGCTCCAGGGCGATGCGAAGGGCGGCGACCGCTTCGGGGGTTCGGTCCTCCCCGTGGTCGAAGACCCGGGCGATCGTGGATTCGGCCGGAGTAGGGTGATCCCGGTTCACCGCCAGGGCGAGCAGGTGCGCCGCCAGCTCGCGTTCGGCGTGGAACAGGCGGTGCAGGTAGAGGCGGTCACGGTCCAGGATGAGCGGTCGGTCGTTCGCCGCGTCGCCATCGGCGGCCACGACGGGGCTTTGGGTCAGTGCTTCGAGGAGGGCGGCCCTTCCGGGTAGTGCGACCCTCTGCAGTTCGGGCCCCAGCGTGTTCCCGGTGCGGCCCGAATCGGGTCGTTCCACGAGGGCGGGGACGGGTTTGCCGGCGTTTCCGAGAGCGAGGCAGGCGTGGCCGTTCCGGTGAAGCGCGCTCGTCGTCGCGGCTACCAGCGCCACGTCCTCGCCGGCGCCGAGGTCCATCGTCAACCGGGCGAAGTAGCGGTCGATGTCGGCGAGAACGCCCGCTTCGGTCAGCGCATCGATCCGGGCGTGGCTGGTCATGGCGCTTCGCCGAAGCAGGAGTCGATCGTTTCGATGCAGGCGCGGGACGGACGGTCGTGGAAGACGCCGCTGCCGGGTGCGTTCGGCCTCATGCCGCGCAGGAACAGGTAGAAGGCGCCGCCGACGTGGCGGTCGTAGTCGTAGTCGGGGAGTCGCAGCGCCAGCAGGCGGTGCAGGGCGGTCAGGTACAGCAGGTACTGGAGGTGGTAGCCGTGGAGGCGCATCGACTGCGCGATCGCCGCCTCCGAGTACGAGGCGAGGTCCGGACCGAGCCAGTTCGACTTGTAGTCGATGACGTACCAGCGGCCGTCGTGCCGGGCCACCAGATCGATGAAGCCGTGCAGGAAGCCCTCGATCTCGTCATCGCCCGCGGCAAGCCGGTGCTCGTAGCCGTGCTCTTCGAGGCAGTGCGCGAGTGCCGCGCGCTGGAGCTTGCGGAGCGGCAGGTGGAACTCCAGCTCGGCGATCGGCTGCTTGAGGTCGGAGAGCCGGAAGACGGCGCCGGCCTCGCCGGGGGGCACAAGGGGCGTTTCGAGGCCGTTCTCGACCAGGGTCCGAACGACCGGCAGCCACTTGTCCTGGAATCCGTAGCGGATGAGCGCCGTCTCGCACGTCCGCTCCAGGCTCCCGGCGTCCGCGTCGTCCAGATGCCGTTCGAAGATGTGGTGCAGGCACCGGCCGGAACGGCCTCCGGCGGGGAAGGTGAAGACGGTCGGCCCCTCTTCTTCCGGCTCGGACACGCGGGCGGACGCCGTCTCCTCGACGGCCGCCTCCTCCTCTTCCTCGGGGAGATCGACGTCGTCGCGGTCTCGCGCGAAGACGCCGCCGCCGGCCGAGAGGGCGGAGTAGCTGGTCCGCTGCCGGATCCGTTCGAGCGGGCGCTCCAGTTTGCGGGCCTTCATGGATTCTGCTGGTTCGTCTCCGGTCGCGGGCTCGGCCTCGTCGTCCGGCGCCTCGTCGATCATCCGCACCGAGACGGCACCGGCTACCCGGTTCGCGAAGGCCTCGACCTCCGCGTGCCACTCGCCCGCGGCGAGCCCCCTCACCCGGGCGGCGTTGTCCTTCAGATCCTGGGCGGCGCTGGCGTCGTCGCCGCCTTCGCGGCCGTGGAGGAGCCAGGCCAGCGGCGCGTGTTCGGCCCCACCGTCGGGTGACCAGGTCACCACGCAGCGGTGCTCGGCCCGGGTCAGCGCCACGTAGAGCAGTCGCAGCTCGTCGGCGTGCTCTTCGATGTGTTCGCGGTCGTAGGCGTCGTCCGACGGGTCGAGATCGAGCACCGGCGTCTGGCGCTCGGCGTCGTAGTACTCGGCCGTCGGCTGCCGCCGCCCGCCTGTCGCCTGCGCGCGGCCGTCCCAGGCGAACGGGTAGAAGACGACCGGGAACTCGAGGCCCTTGGCCCGGTGGGCGGTGACGATCTTGACCAGGTTCTCGTCGCTTTCGAGGCGAAGCTGGGCGGTCTCGTCGGCGTTCTGCGCGTCCCCCCTGGCCTGCCTGAACCAGTCGAGGAGACCCTGGCGCGAAGGCCGCCGCCGGACCTCCGCTTCGTGGAGCAGGTCGGTGAGGTGCAGATAGTTCGTCAACCGCCGCGGACCGTTCGGATAGGCAAGCAGGTTCGCCGAGCAGTCGGTGCGGTCGCCGGCGAACAGGATTCGCCGCATCATCGTGGCGATGCCGTGCTCCTGCCAGTTTTGGGCCCACTCGCGCGCCAGACTCCGCCACTCGCTCCATGCGTCATCGTCGTCGCGCAGCGCGGCGAGCGACTGCATGTCGAGGCCGAACAGGTCGGCGGCCAGCGCCCCGCGGAGCAGTTGCGTCGCGTTGTATTCCGATTCGTCCAGGCAGAGGGCGTGGAGGAGGCGATGGAGGCTGCCCGCCTCCTCGGATTGGAAGATGTTGTCCGTGCCCATCTCGACGCTGTCGATCCCGAGCCGGCGCAGCGCGGCCGCGACCTCCTTGCCCTGGTCGCCCTTGCGGACGAGCACGGCGATGTCGCGGGCGGCCAGGGGCTTGGGCCGTTCGCCGCCCTCCAGTGTCGCCCGGCCATGCTTCCCCAGGGCGATCAGCCGCGCGATGTCGCGGGCGGCGAGTTCCGCGGCGAGGGTCGTCAGCGCCGGCTTGGTTCGGCCTCGGCCTCCCGTCCCGGGGATCAGGACGAGCTGGAACGGGGTCCCGTCGTCCTCCTCGTCCTGGACGACGAGTTCCACGCGCTCCCGGTCGGGCGGCGCCGCCGCCGAGAACGAGAAGTCGGAGAGGACGAACGGCTGCGGCCGCGCGAAGAGCCCGTTGATGGCGCGGATGAGCTCGGGCGTCGAGCGGTAGTTGTGTTCCAGGTTCAGCGGTTCGCCTGACGCGCCGAGGCGTTTCCGGGCCTCCAGGTAGGCGAAGACGTCCGCGCCTCGGAAGCGGTAGATCGACTGCTTCGGGTCGCCGACGACGAAGAGCCGGCCGCCGGCGCCGCTTGGGTAGATCGTCTCGAAGATCCGTGCCTGCAGGCGGTCCGTGTCCTGGAACTCGTCGATCAGGGCGACGGGGTACCGGGACCGGATTCGACCGGCGAGTTCCGTTCCCCGGGGTCCGACGAGCGCGCGGTGCAGTTCGACGAGCAGGGCGTCGAAGCTCAGGCTGCGGTCGACCTGGGTGGTGTGCTCCAGGGACCGGCCGGCGTCCTCCAGGAGGCTGCGGCGCTGGCTTGCGAGCCAGAGGTCACCGTACTCCTTTCCCGCCTCGCCGACGCGGTCGAAGCAGTCGAAGAGAGGGTCGGACGGCGGCGGTGGCTTTCCCCGCTTGAGCAGACCGTCTCTGAGCGCCGTGGCGCCGAAGGCGCCGGCGCAGTCCGGGGCGAGTTCCTCCGGGACGCCGGCATCGAACGCCTCCCTGACCGTCCTTGCGCGTACGCGTACGGGCGTCTTCTTCCGCGCGGTCCATCGAGACGGATCGGCAATCTCCAGAAACGCCTGCCGCTGCGCGGGGTCGGACCATGCGTGTTGGGCGGCGCGGACCGCTTCCAGCCACGCACTCCGCCTGGACTCCAGGGCGTCAGGCAACTCCTCCGGCGAGCAGACACCCCGAATGTCCTGGGCCTTGGCGTGATGGCCGTCGACCCAGGTCGTCGTGTCCTCGTTCTGGACGAACTTCTTCGACTTCGCGTACTCGAGCAACGGGATGGGTGCGTCGACCATCCGGCGGCGCCAGAAGTCGCGCGTGGCGTCCCCGACGGCCAGAGCGTCGTCTCCGCTGACGTCGAACGAGAAGGGGGTGCCAGCATGCAGCGCGAACTCGGCGAGGGTCCGCTGGCAGAAGCCGTGGATCGTCGTGATGTTGGCCCGGTCGAGGTCTCGAACGGCACGGGTGAGGTGTTCCAGCGCGTCCGCGTCGCGGATCCCGCACTGCGACCAGTGCCGTCGCAGTTTGCCGGCCTGGGAGGCGGCGTCCACCTCGGCGCCCGAGACCGCTCGTCGAGCCGCCTGGAGGAGCCGCCGCACGCGCGTTCGCAGTTCGCCGGCGGCGGAGATCGTGAAGGTCACGATCAGGAGCCGGTCGATACGGGTGCCCTCCTCGACGATCAGGCGGGCGACCAGGGTGGTCAGCGCATACGTCTTCCCGGTACCGGCGCTTGCCTGGATCAGAAGGTCGGCGTCGAGCGGCCGGCTGAAGGCGTCGCCGCGCCCGGTCTGCGCGGTCACGCGGTGGCCTCCCGCAACGGACGGAGCAACTGCTCGGCGAGGCGCTCGAACTCGTCGTCCGCCGGGTCGTCGCCGAAGATCAGGCGATGCCGGGCGTCGTTGCCTTCGCTCCACGGCCACTCCGACCATGCATGCTCGACATTGGCGTTCCAGGCCCGCCTCTTCGTCCACGCCCACGACGTTTCGGCGAAGAACGGCAACGGCCTGTGGTGGCTATCGCGCAAGACCTCGACCCACTCGCCCAGCAGCGACCTGGCGCTAACGGGCTCGGGTCCGTTGAGCCGGACGCGTTCGACCTGGTCCTTGTTGCCGCCGACGAGATGAGCCGTCGCCCGCTCCTGACGGCTGGCAATGAGCGCCAGGAGCCGCAGCCAGACCCCGATGCGGTCCTTTGGGCGAAGGCGCCCGATGCGCCAGAAGAGCAGCTCGTTCGATCCCTCGTCGAA contains:
- the recD gene encoding exodeoxyribonuclease V subunit alpha — protein: MTSHARIDALTEAGVLADIDRYFARLTMDLGAGEDVALVAATTSALHRNGHACLALGNAGKPVPALVERPDSGRTGNTLGPELQRVALPGRAALLEALTQSPVVAADGDAANDRPLILDRDRLYLHRLFHAERELAAHLLALAVNRDHPTPAESTIARVFDHGEDRTPEAVAALRIALERRLCIVTGGPGTGKTTLAAKLIAALVDAGLAHPRRIGLAAPTGKAASRIQESVRGKLSRRLLDRIPGLREFPAEAWTIHRLLASRTSRMDRLDGLVVDECSMADLQLMVRLAAALPGHCRLILLGDADQLASVEPGSVFSDLCKAGDRGSLERCVTTLTKNYRFDKRSGIGRLARAVVGGDADGALTVLRGGGDARIRLDPLEDEAAFDEFARRSAGKWADHMATLAKNPMSTDPFPAERVLCSHRRGPFGTDRFNRLVERRLAEAGRRTEHDEFYVGRPIIVSRNDRQTNLSNGDTGVVVAGDSGHPRVWFPDLDHDGERYLVSPARLPQHESFFALTVHRAQGSEYDELVFIPGDAASRVNTRELFYTAVTRARNTVTVLAGEEAVRAAVMRTTSRATGLLDRLR
- the recB gene encoding exodeoxyribonuclease V subunit beta, with the translated sequence MTAQTGRGDAFSRPLDADLLIQASAGTGKTYALTTLVARLIVEEGTRIDRLLIVTFTISAAGELRTRVRRLLQAARRAVSGAEVDAASQAGKLRRHWSQCGIRDADALEHLTRAVRDLDRANITTIHGFCQRTLAEFALHAGTPFSFDVSGDDALAVGDATRDFWRRRMVDAPIPLLEYAKSKKFVQNEDTTTWVDGHHAKAQDIRGVCSPEELPDALESRRSAWLEAVRAAQHAWSDPAQRQAFLEIADPSRWTARKKTPVRVRARTVREAFDAGVPEELAPDCAGAFGATALRDGLLKRGKPPPPSDPLFDCFDRVGEAGKEYGDLWLASQRRSLLEDAGRSLEHTTQVDRSLSFDALLVELHRALVGPRGTELAGRIRSRYPVALIDEFQDTDRLQARIFETIYPSGAGGRLFVVGDPKQSIYRFRGADVFAYLEARKRLGASGEPLNLEHNYRSTPELIRAINGLFARPQPFVLSDFSFSAAAPPDRERVELVVQDEEDDGTPFQLVLIPGTGGRGRTKPALTTLAAELAARDIARLIALGKHGRATLEGGERPKPLAARDIAVLVRKGDQGKEVAAALRRLGIDSVEMGTDNIFQSEEAGSLHRLLHALCLDESEYNATQLLRGALAADLFGLDMQSLAALRDDDDAWSEWRSLAREWAQNWQEHGIATMMRRILFAGDRTDCSANLLAYPNGPRRLTNYLHLTDLLHEAEVRRRPSRQGLLDWFRQARGDAQNADETAQLRLESDENLVKIVTAHRAKGLEFPVVFYPFAWDGRAQATGGRRQPTAEYYDAERQTPVLDLDPSDDAYDREHIEEHADELRLLYVALTRAEHRCVVTWSPDGGAEHAPLAWLLHGREGGDDASAAQDLKDNAARVRGLAAGEWHAEVEAFANRVAGAVSVRMIDEAPDDEAEPATGDEPAESMKARKLERPLERIRQRTSYSALSAGGGVFARDRDDVDLPEEEEEAAVEETASARVSEPEEEGPTVFTFPAGGRSGRCLHHIFERHLDDADAGSLERTCETALIRYGFQDKWLPVVRTLVENGLETPLVPPGEAGAVFRLSDLKQPIAELEFHLPLRKLQRAALAHCLEEHGYEHRLAAGDDEIEGFLHGFIDLVARHDGRWYVIDYKSNWLGPDLASYSEAAIAQSMRLHGYHLQYLLYLTALHRLLALRLPDYDYDRHVGGAFYLFLRGMRPNAPGSGVFHDRPSRACIETIDSCFGEAP